In a single window of the Magnolia sinica isolate HGM2019 chromosome 7, MsV1, whole genome shotgun sequence genome:
- the LOC131251199 gene encoding transmembrane emp24 domain-containing protein p24delta10-like isoform X3: protein MWPIWVGMMDAIAITTMVVMMMILIPSSHSLVFDLPSGRTKCISEDLRINAVAVGHFKIALKPPHNYLISSRVTDSNGDSIYYADSVESGEFAFTAAESGQYTICFWSPRYELSTSFPFEFEWKIGLAAKDWTVYVKKEKVDRSRQRASGHLPGKCLSYICKIRDTNEQPTRVQDPSH from the exons atgtggcccatttgggtgGGTATGATGGATGCCATTGCCATTACAAcaatggtggtgatgatgatgattttgatcCCATCTTCTCATTCCCTGGTCTTTGATCTCCCATCTGGCCGCACCAAATGCATCTCCGAAGACCTTCGCATTAATGCGGTCGCCGTTGGCCATTTCAAGATCGCCCTCAAGCCACCTCACAACTACCTCATCTCCTCAAGG GTAACGGACTCCAATGGCGACAGCATCTATTACGCAGACAGCGTGGAATCTGGCGAATTCGCATTCACTGCAGCTGAATCTGGGCAATATACCATATGCTTTTGGTCTCCGCGTTACGAGCTCTCCACCAGTTTCCCCTTCGAATTCGAATGGAAGATCGGACTCGCTGCTAAGGACTGGACCGTTTATGTCAAGAAAGAGAAGGTCGAT CGTAGCAGGCAGAGAGCTTCCGGCCATCTTCCTGGGAAATGCTTATCTTATATATGTAAGATTCGGGACACAAATGAACAGCCCACTCGTGTACAAGATCCAAGCCACTGA
- the LOC131251199 gene encoding transmembrane emp24 domain-containing protein p24delta10-like isoform X2 — MWPIWVGMMDAIAITTMVVMMMILIPSSHSLVFDLPSGRTKCISEDLRINAVAVGHFKIALKPPHNYLISSRVTDSNGDSIYYADSVESGEFAFTAAESGQYTICFWSPRYELSTSFPFEFEWKIGLAAKDWTVYVKKEKVDVCIKFVLGQRSRQRASGHLPGKCLSYICKIRDTNEQPTRVQDPSH, encoded by the exons atgtggcccatttgggtgGGTATGATGGATGCCATTGCCATTACAAcaatggtggtgatgatgatgattttgatcCCATCTTCTCATTCCCTGGTCTTTGATCTCCCATCTGGCCGCACCAAATGCATCTCCGAAGACCTTCGCATTAATGCGGTCGCCGTTGGCCATTTCAAGATCGCCCTCAAGCCACCTCACAACTACCTCATCTCCTCAAGG GTAACGGACTCCAATGGCGACAGCATCTATTACGCAGACAGCGTGGAATCTGGCGAATTCGCATTCACTGCAGCTGAATCTGGGCAATATACCATATGCTTTTGGTCTCCGCGTTACGAGCTCTCCACCAGTTTCCCCTTCGAATTCGAATGGAAGATCGGACTCGCTGCTAAGGACTGGACCGTTTATGTCAAGAAAGAGAAGGTCGATGTATGTATAAAAT TCGTACTTGGACAGCGTAGCAGGCAGAGAGCTTCCGGCCATCTTCCTGGGAAATGCTTATCTTATATATGTAAGATTCGGGACACAAATGAACAGCCCACTCGTGTACAAGATCCAAGCCACTGA